In Gemella massiliensis, a single window of DNA contains:
- a CDS encoding metal ABC transporter ATP-binding protein has translation MIEIKNLSVTYKLVPALDNVSLNITKSNIIGIIGPNGAGKSTLLKAMLGIINFTGNVNIDNKDINLSLKNIAYVEQKINIDYTFPIKVKECVSLGLYPKIKLFHGLKSEDWKKVKKALEIVNLTEFADRQISELSGGQFQRVLIARCLVQEADYIFLDEPFVAIDSVSEDIIMNTLRELKAQGKTILIVHHDLSKVKSYFDKILILNKQLIAFGNTDDTFTKENLKRAYGSNIFVTGGE, from the coding sequence ATGATTGAAATAAAAAATTTATCCGTTACTTATAAATTGGTACCGGCACTTGATAATGTATCGTTAAATATAACCAAATCCAATATAATCGGAATTATCGGACCAAATGGTGCCGGAAAATCTACTTTATTAAAAGCTATGCTAGGTATTATTAATTTTACCGGTAATGTTAATATTGATAATAAAGATATAAATTTATCATTAAAAAATATTGCTTATGTCGAACAAAAAATAAATATAGATTATACGTTTCCAATTAAAGTAAAAGAGTGTGTTTCTTTAGGTTTGTATCCGAAAATAAAACTATTTCACGGTTTGAAATCCGAGGATTGGAAGAAGGTTAAAAAAGCATTAGAAATTGTTAATTTAACTGAATTTGCCGACAGACAAATTAGCGAATTATCCGGAGGACAATTTCAAAGGGTTCTAATAGCCAGATGTTTAGTTCAAGAAGCGGACTATATTTTTTTAGATGAACCTTTTGTCGCAATTGATTCTGTTAGTGAAGATATTATAATGAATACCTTAAGAGAATTAAAAGCACAAGGTAAAACTATTCTTATCGTTCACCATGATTTGAGCAAGGTAAAATCTTATTTTGATAAAATACTTATTCTTAATAAACAGCTTATAGCTTTCGGGAATACTGATGATACTTTTACTAAAGAAAATCTTAAAAGAGCCTATGGTTCTAATATTTTTGTAACAGGAGGGGAATAA
- a CDS encoding metal ABC transporter permease → MIKEFIDGLYNYHFLQNALITAIIIGIVAGAVGCFIILRGMSLMGDAISHAVLPGVAVSFILGINFFIGAIIFGLLASVIITYIKGNSIIKSDTAIGITFSSFLALGVILIGVANSSTDLFHILFGNILAVQDIDMYITIGVGMFVLLIIKLFFKELLITSFDGLLAQAMGMKVNFYHYLLMILLTLVSVTAMQSVGTILIVAMLITPAATAYLYANSLKVMIILSSTIGAVSSVLGLFIGYSFNIAAGSSIVLTSAVIFVISFFIAPKQRFFKN, encoded by the coding sequence ATGATTAAAGAATTTATAGATGGTTTATATAATTATCACTTCTTACAAAACGCTCTAATTACGGCTATTATTATTGGTATTGTAGCCGGTGCAGTTGGTTGCTTTATTATTCTTCGCGGTATGTCCTTGATGGGAGATGCTATTTCTCATGCTGTCTTACCGGGTGTTGCAGTATCTTTTATTCTAGGTATTAACTTCTTTATCGGAGCTATTATTTTTGGACTTTTAGCATCTGTTATTATTACTTATATAAAAGGAAACTCTATTATTAAAAGTGATACCGCTATTGGAATTACCTTTAGTTCATTTCTTGCACTTGGGGTTATTCTTATAGGAGTTGCTAACAGTTCAACAGATTTATTTCACATCTTATTCGGTAATATCCTTGCCGTTCAAGATATTGATATGTATATCACCATCGGCGTAGGTATGTTTGTCCTACTTATTATTAAGTTATTTTTCAAAGAGTTACTGATAACTTCTTTTGATGGATTACTTGCGCAGGCTATGGGTATGAAAGTTAACTTCTATCATTATCTTCTAATGATTTTATTAACGTTGGTTTCTGTTACCGCTATGCAAAGTGTTGGTACTATTTTAATAGTTGCTATGCTTATTACACCGGCTGCTACAGCTTATCTTTACGCAAACAGCCTAAAAGTTATGATAATTTTATCTTCAACAATAGGTGCTGTATCTTCTGTGTTAGGATTATTTATAGGTTATTCATTTAATATTGCTGCAGGTTCCAGTATTGTATTAACATCTGCCGTTATATTTGTTATCAGCTTCTTCATAGCACCAAAACAGCGTTTTTTCAAAAATTAA
- a CDS encoding metal ABC transporter substrate-binding protein yields MKKLGFISLLLALVVGLFACSAGQKNNSNTSETTKLKVVATNSIIADITKNIAGDKIDLHSIVPVGQDPHEYEPLPDDVKKTSEANLIFYNGINLETGGNAWFTKLVKNANKTENKDYYAVSDGVEVIYLEGKNEKGKEDPHAWLNLENGMIYAKNIAKQLIEKDPKNKDFYEQNLKNYLEKLTKLDNEAKDKFNNIPTEKKMIVTSEGCFKYFSKAYNVPSAYIWEINTEEEGTPEQIKALVEKLRKTKTPSLFVESSVDDRPMKTVSKDTNIPIYAKIFTDSVAEKGERGDSYYDMMKWNLDKISEGLAK; encoded by the coding sequence ATTAAAAAATTAGGTTTTATTTCTCTTCTTTTGGCATTAGTTGTCGGGCTTTTTGCCTGTTCCGCAGGTCAAAAGAACAATTCAAATACCAGCGAAACTACTAAACTTAAAGTCGTCGCTACCAACTCTATTATTGCGGATATTACTAAAAATATCGCCGGTGATAAAATTGATTTACACAGTATAGTTCCGGTCGGACAGGATCCACACGAATATGAACCTTTACCTGATGATGTGAAAAAAACTTCAGAAGCTAACTTAATATTTTACAATGGTATAAATCTTGAAACAGGTGGCAATGCTTGGTTTACAAAACTTGTAAAAAATGCTAATAAAACTGAAAATAAAGATTACTATGCAGTAAGCGACGGTGTTGAAGTTATTTATTTAGAAGGTAAAAATGAAAAAGGTAAAGAAGACCCTCACGCATGGTTAAATCTTGAAAACGGAATGATATATGCAAAAAATATAGCTAAACAATTAATAGAAAAAGATCCAAAAAATAAAGATTTTTATGAACAAAATCTTAAAAACTACTTAGAAAAATTAACAAAATTGGATAATGAAGCAAAAGATAAATTTAATAATATCCCTACCGAGAAAAAAATGATTGTAACTAGTGAAGGTTGCTTCAAATATTTCTCTAAAGCTTATAATGTACCATCAGCTTACATTTGGGAAATTAACACTGAAGAAGAAGGAACACCTGAGCAAATTAAAGCACTTGTGGAAAAACTTCGTAAAACTAAAACTCCGTCATTATTTGTTGAAAGTAGTGTAGATGATCGCCCAATGAAAACTGTATCTAAAGATACTAATATACCTATTTATGCTAAAATCTTTACAGATTCTGTTGCTGAAAAAGGTGAAAGAGGAGATAGCTACTACGATATGATGAAATGGAATTTAGATAAAATTTCTGAAGGACTTGCTAAATAA